One stretch of Pseudomonas fluorescens Q2-87 DNA includes these proteins:
- a CDS encoding LLM class flavin-dependent oxidoreductase: MSIEFIGFIGGHHASEIHPRSGPVLQPEYVEQVARAHEEAGFDRALVAFHSNSPDSTLIASHAASVTTNLKFLIAHRPGFAAPTLAARQFATLDVFNGGRTAVHIITGGDDRELRADGSHIGKDERYARTDEYLDVVRQEWTREQPFDYQGKYYQVDGAHSQVKSPQQPHIPLYFGGSSAAAIAVAGKHADVYALWGETYEQVRDVVNQVRAEAARHGRSIRFSLSLRPILADTEEQAWDRAERILQQATALAEQNGFVRREPPNEGSRRLLAAAAQGARLDKRLWTGIANLLGAQGNSTSLVGTPEQVAHALLDYYDLGITTFLIRGFDPLEDAIDYGKRLIPLTRQLVAERERQAAEKVA; encoded by the coding sequence ATGAGTATTGAATTCATCGGCTTCATCGGCGGCCACCACGCCTCGGAAATCCACCCTCGCAGCGGCCCTGTCCTCCAACCCGAATACGTCGAGCAAGTCGCCCGGGCTCATGAAGAGGCAGGGTTCGACCGGGCGCTGGTCGCGTTTCATTCCAACAGTCCGGACAGCACGTTGATCGCCTCTCACGCCGCCAGCGTGACGACCAACTTGAAGTTCCTGATTGCTCATCGGCCGGGATTTGCCGCCCCCACCCTGGCCGCCCGCCAGTTCGCCACGCTGGATGTGTTCAACGGCGGACGCACCGCCGTGCACATCATTACCGGCGGCGATGATCGCGAACTGCGCGCGGACGGCAGCCACATCGGCAAGGACGAGCGCTACGCGCGCACCGATGAATACCTCGATGTGGTGCGCCAGGAATGGACCCGCGAGCAACCTTTCGATTACCAGGGCAAGTACTACCAGGTCGACGGTGCTCACTCGCAGGTAAAGTCACCGCAACAGCCGCATATCCCGCTGTACTTCGGCGGCTCATCGGCGGCGGCCATCGCTGTAGCGGGCAAGCATGCGGACGTCTATGCCTTGTGGGGTGAAACCTACGAGCAGGTTCGCGATGTGGTGAACCAGGTTCGCGCCGAAGCCGCCAGGCATGGCCGCAGCATTCGCTTCAGCCTGTCGTTGCGACCGATCCTGGCGGACACCGAGGAACAAGCCTGGGATCGTGCCGAACGCATCCTGCAACAGGCCACTGCGCTGGCCGAACAGAATGGCTTCGTTCGCCGCGAGCCCCCGAACGAAGGCTCGCGACGCCTGCTGGCCGCCGCTGCCCAAGGTGCGCGCCTGGACAAGCGCCTGTGGACCGGCATTGCCAACCTGCTCGGTGCCCAAGGCAATTCAACCTCCCTGGTAGGCACCCCGGAACAAGTGGCGCACGCCCTGCTCGATTATTACGACCTGGGCATCACCACTTTCCTGATCCGCGGCTTCGACCCGCTCGAAGATGCCATCGACTATGGCAAGCGCCTCATCCCACTGACCCGCCAACTCGTCGCCGAACGCGAGCGCCAGGCCGCAGAAAAAGTCGCTTGA
- a CDS encoding ABC transporter permease, translated as MTDKTFQTQSTSSSFSIDKAVRLGAAHQGLSRLAPDWLRNWRTPEALLRLISPLVLLLLWELASRWGLIPQRIIAAPSQIGGTLWAMIASGELGKHLLVSLQRALVGLSIGVTIGVVAALISGLSKRGEVVLDSPMQMLRTIPSLALVPLFILWFGIGEFTKIALIVIGTTFPVYLNLFAGIRNIDPKLIEAANTLGLSRRELIWHVILPGSLPSFFVGLRYSLGISWLALVFVEQINTTAGIGYLASDARDFMRTDVIVICLLIYSILGLLIDGLIRTLERFALAWRPTFVRN; from the coding sequence ATGACCGACAAGACTTTCCAGACACAGAGCACCAGCAGCTCGTTTTCCATCGATAAGGCCGTTCGCCTCGGCGCAGCACACCAGGGACTGTCGCGGCTGGCCCCCGACTGGTTGCGCAATTGGCGCACGCCCGAGGCGCTGTTGCGGTTGATCAGCCCCTTGGTATTGCTGCTGCTGTGGGAGCTGGCGTCACGCTGGGGCCTGATTCCGCAGCGGATCATCGCCGCGCCGTCGCAGATCGGCGGGACGCTGTGGGCCATGATTGCCTCGGGAGAACTCGGCAAACATCTGTTGGTCTCGCTGCAACGGGCGCTCGTGGGATTGAGCATCGGTGTGACGATTGGCGTGGTCGCGGCGCTGATCAGTGGGTTGTCGAAACGCGGCGAAGTGGTGCTCGATTCGCCGATGCAGATGTTGCGCACGATCCCTTCGCTGGCCCTGGTACCGCTGTTCATCCTCTGGTTCGGCATCGGCGAATTCACCAAGATCGCCCTGATCGTCATCGGCACGACCTTTCCGGTGTACCTGAATCTTTTCGCCGGCATTCGCAATATCGACCCCAAGCTGATCGAGGCGGCCAACACCCTGGGGCTGAGCCGCCGGGAGCTGATCTGGCATGTGATCCTGCCGGGTTCCTTGCCTTCCTTTTTTGTTGGCCTGCGCTATTCCCTGGGTATTTCCTGGCTGGCGCTGGTCTTCGTCGAGCAAATCAACACCACCGCCGGCATCGGCTACCTGGCCAGTGACGCGCGGGACTTCATGCGCACCGACGTGATTGTGATCTGCCTGCTCATCTACAGCATCCTCGGCCTGTTGATCGATGGACTGATCCGCACGCTGGAGCGATTTGCCCTGGCCTGGCGCCCAACTTTTGTGAGGAACTGA
- a CDS encoding LysR family transcriptional regulator, whose product MKIDDIDAFVEVIRCQSISHAAETLQLTQPAITRRVQNFEQALGVELFDRNTKPLKPTLIGTRVYEQCRLILREMDALRELVATDAPPTGLLRLGVPQTIGDVVLLDALKHLRVEYPELRAQVVTGWGSQLVGKIERGELDAAAALFPAGKIFPDNIVGESIGKMELVVVCASAQLPKRPCKLADVYQNGWILNPDGCGFRAGLQRTLSDQGLALRVNLETFGTELQLGLVADGLGLGLVPRPLLERSVHREQLAAMPLKDFKPVMDLWLIYPHFLGNLQGPVDAFGKWVAGSLQKVKNAA is encoded by the coding sequence ATGAAAATTGACGATATTGACGCCTTTGTCGAAGTGATTCGTTGCCAGTCCATCAGCCATGCCGCCGAAACGCTGCAGCTGACGCAACCGGCCATCACGCGGCGCGTGCAGAACTTCGAGCAAGCGTTGGGCGTGGAATTGTTCGACCGCAACACCAAGCCGCTCAAGCCCACGTTGATCGGTACGCGGGTCTACGAACAGTGTCGCCTGATCTTGCGAGAGATGGACGCCCTGCGCGAGCTGGTTGCCACCGACGCGCCGCCGACCGGCCTGTTGCGCCTGGGCGTCCCGCAAACGATCGGTGATGTGGTGCTGCTCGATGCGCTCAAGCATTTGCGCGTGGAGTATCCCGAGTTGCGTGCCCAGGTTGTCACGGGCTGGGGCAGCCAGTTGGTTGGCAAGATCGAGCGTGGCGAACTGGACGCAGCGGCGGCGTTGTTTCCCGCAGGCAAGATTTTTCCGGACAACATCGTCGGCGAGTCGATCGGCAAGATGGAACTGGTGGTGGTGTGCGCCAGTGCACAATTGCCCAAGCGTCCCTGCAAGCTGGCCGATGTCTACCAGAATGGCTGGATCCTCAATCCGGATGGCTGCGGTTTCCGTGCCGGGTTGCAGCGGACCTTGTCGGACCAGGGCCTGGCGTTGCGGGTCAACCTGGAAACCTTCGGCACCGAATTGCAGCTGGGCCTGGTCGCCGATGGCCTGGGCCTCGGCCTGGTGCCGCGTCCGCTGCTGGAGCGCAGCGTCCACCGCGAACAATTGGCGGCCATGCCGCTGAAGGATTTCAAGCCGGTGATGGATCTGTGGCTGATCTATCCGCACTTTTTGGGCAACCTGCAAGGTCCGGTGGACGCCTTCGGCAAATGGGTGGCCGGATCGCTGCAGAAAGTCAAAAACGCTGCGTGA
- a CDS encoding ABC transporter substrate-binding protein, whose amino-acid sequence MRLTLPLLLIALAFGPAHAADLQPLRVANQKSTIKALLEVSGELEDVPYDIQFSEFPAAAPLGEALNAGAVDLGALGDAPYVFALGAGASLKVVSIIHAEGRNTTAILVPKDSPIKQVADLKGKRIVTTRGSIGHYLAIKALRSAGLSTQDVEFVFLLPSESRLVLDNGTADAWSTWDPFTTVVTAQSQARVLVSGSSLLSNHLYLAATSQAIAEKRQQLDDFVARVDRAFRWSNEHPNEYAAAQARITGLPLAVHLSVANATHMQPVVIDDAVVSGLQATADIYQEEGLLTRRIDVSQGFDKSFNTLRAPLAQASR is encoded by the coding sequence ATGCGCCTGACTTTACCCCTGCTGTTGATCGCCCTCGCCTTTGGCCCGGCCCACGCCGCCGACTTGCAGCCGCTGCGAGTTGCCAATCAGAAATCCACCATCAAGGCCTTGCTGGAGGTTTCCGGCGAGCTCGAGGATGTGCCCTACGACATACAGTTTTCCGAGTTCCCCGCCGCCGCGCCGTTGGGCGAGGCGCTGAATGCCGGCGCCGTAGATCTCGGCGCCTTGGGCGATGCACCCTACGTGTTCGCCCTGGGCGCCGGCGCCTCGCTCAAGGTCGTCAGCATCATCCATGCTGAAGGACGCAACACCACGGCCATTCTGGTTCCCAAGGATTCGCCCATCAAGCAAGTCGCCGACCTCAAGGGCAAGCGTATCGTCACCACGCGCGGTTCCATCGGGCATTACCTGGCGATCAAGGCCCTGCGCAGCGCCGGCCTGAGCACCCAGGACGTGGAATTCGTCTTCCTGCTGCCCAGCGAATCCCGACTGGTGCTGGATAACGGCACCGCGGATGCCTGGTCCACCTGGGACCCCTTCACCACGGTCGTGACCGCCCAGAGCCAGGCGCGGGTGCTGGTCAGCGGCAGCAGCCTGCTGAGCAATCATCTTTACCTCGCCGCCACCAGCCAGGCCATCGCCGAAAAACGCCAGCAACTGGACGATTTTGTCGCCCGGGTCGACCGGGCCTTTCGCTGGAGCAACGAGCACCCCAACGAATACGCCGCCGCCCAGGCCCGGATCACCGGCCTGCCCCTGGCGGTTCACCTGAGCGTGGCCAATGCCACCCACATGCAACCCGTGGTGATTGACGACGCTGTCGTCAGCGGCCTCCAGGCGACCGCCGATATCTATCAGGAAGAAGGCTTGCTGACCCGCCGCATTGACGTCTCGCAAGGCTTCGACAAGAGCTTCAACACCCTGCGTGCCCCACTCGCCCAGGCCTCACGCTAA
- a CDS encoding ABC transporter ATP-binding protein gives MSSIERVDASKPTESAAPVQLRNVVRQFGQQRVIDGLDLDIAPGEFVALLGASGSGKTTLLRSLAGLDSIDSGQLRVPKARAAVFQEPRLMPWKRAWKNVVLGLRIPDARLRAVEALTEVGLAHRLEAYPATLSGGEAQRVALARGLVREPKLLLLDEPFAALDALTRIRMHRLIIDLWRKHTPAVLLVTHDVDEAILLADRVIVLANGKIAEQLTIDLPRARDTGQEGFQQIRTRLLELLGVERVEPAAQATGAARQAPSTNVRRFAHG, from the coding sequence ATGTCGAGCATCGAACGCGTGGATGCATCCAAACCCACGGAATCAGCAGCACCTGTGCAGTTGCGCAATGTGGTGCGTCAATTTGGCCAGCAACGAGTCATCGACGGCCTGGACCTGGATATAGCCCCGGGGGAATTTGTCGCATTGCTGGGCGCCAGCGGTTCGGGCAAGACCACCTTGTTGCGCAGCCTGGCGGGGCTCGACAGCATCGACAGCGGTCAGTTGCGAGTGCCCAAGGCTCGGGCTGCGGTGTTCCAGGAGCCCCGGCTGATGCCGTGGAAGCGCGCCTGGAAGAATGTCGTCCTCGGCCTGCGCATTCCTGACGCCAGGCTCCGCGCGGTGGAAGCCCTGACCGAGGTGGGCCTGGCCCATCGGCTGGAAGCCTACCCGGCGACGCTCTCCGGTGGCGAAGCCCAGCGGGTAGCGCTGGCCCGGGGCCTGGTGCGCGAACCCAAGCTGTTGCTGCTCGACGAGCCGTTCGCCGCCCTCGATGCGCTGACACGGATCCGCATGCATCGGCTGATCATCGACTTGTGGCGCAAGCATACGCCCGCCGTGTTGTTGGTCACCCACGACGTGGACGAAGCCATTCTGCTGGCCGATCGGGTGATCGTGCTGGCCAACGGCAAGATTGCCGAACAATTGACGATCGACCTGCCCAGGGCCCGGGACACCGGCCAGGAAGGTTTCCAACAGATTCGCACGCGCCTGCTGGAGCTGTTGGGGGTTGAACGGGTCGAGCCGGCGGCTCAGGCAACCGGCGCGGCGCGTCAGGCGCCGAGCACCAATGTCCGGCGTTTTGCCCATGGCTGA
- a CDS encoding class II aldolase/adducin family protein, whose translation MSSVSPLSSVSKNVRQRVSPEEWEVRVKLAAAYRLAALFKWTDHIYTHFSARVPGPDEHFLINAFGLLFDEITASNLVKVDIDGTLVDDPTGLGINYAGYVIHSAIHGARPDLQAVLHTHTRDGIAVSAQRDGLLPISQHSIAFSGRVAYHGYEGIALDLDERERLVADLGDKSVLILRNHGLLTAGVSVEHAFQQLQGLERACNIQIAAQAGGNAELIFPPADVVAKVETQAEALKSGDGPGVARHWNALIRQLERTDVDYKN comes from the coding sequence ATGAGTAGCGTCAGCCCGTTATCCAGCGTTTCGAAAAATGTTCGCCAGCGTGTCAGCCCCGAAGAATGGGAGGTGCGGGTGAAGCTGGCCGCCGCTTATCGGCTGGCAGCCTTGTTCAAATGGACCGATCACATCTATACGCATTTTTCCGCGCGGGTGCCTGGGCCTGATGAGCATTTTCTTATTAACGCCTTCGGCTTGCTGTTCGATGAAATCACCGCGTCCAACCTGGTCAAGGTCGACATCGACGGCACCCTCGTCGATGACCCGACGGGGTTGGGCATCAACTACGCCGGTTATGTGATCCACAGCGCCATCCACGGTGCCCGTCCAGACCTTCAAGCGGTGCTGCACACCCACACCCGTGACGGCATCGCCGTGTCGGCCCAGCGCGATGGGCTGCTGCCGATTTCCCAGCATTCCATCGCCTTCTCCGGGCGGGTCGCCTATCACGGCTACGAAGGCATCGCCCTGGACCTCGACGAGCGTGAGCGGCTGGTGGCGGACCTGGGGGACAAGAGCGTGTTGATCTTGCGCAACCACGGTTTGCTGACGGCGGGAGTCAGCGTCGAGCACGCTTTCCAGCAGCTGCAAGGGCTGGAGCGCGCCTGCAATATCCAGATCGCGGCACAGGCGGGCGGCAATGCCGAACTGATCTTCCCCCCGGCGGACGTCGTGGCCAAGGTCGAAACCCAGGCCGAAGCGCTCAAGAGCGGTGACGGGCCTGGGGTGGCGCGGCATTGGAATGCACTGATCCGGCAGTTGGAACGGACCGACGTCGACTACAAGAACTGA
- a CDS encoding rhodanese-related sulfurtransferase, translating to MSTAPTRSYAEIRQALLNREELALIDVREEAPFAEGHPLFAANISLSKLELEVYSRIPRRDTPVTVYDNGEGLAGIAAQRLQELGYSNASVLEGGLEGWRKAGGELFIDVNVPSKAFGELVENQRHTPSLAAEEVQALLDAEADVVVLDARRFDEYQTMSIPGGISVPGAELVLRARELAPDPATRIIVNCAGRTRSIIGTQSLINAGIDNPVAALRNGTIGWTLAGQTLEHGQSRRFAATDEEHRDVAARDARRVADKALVGRATLADLHRWQQEPTRSTYLFDVRTPEEFEAGHLPASRSTPGGQLVQETDHFASVRGARLVLVDDDGVRANMSASWLAQLGWEVHVLDDLQPAHFSEQGTWKAPVPVPPQAEEISPETLEQWLAEGDTVVLDFTGSANYVKRHIPGAWWVLRAQLSEALAKVPPAQRYVLTCGSSQLARLAVPEVEALTGKDVFLLRNGTAAWIATQRPLEHGETRLASPRIDRYRRPYEGTDSPREAMQAYLDWEYGLVDQLARDGTHGFFVI from the coding sequence ATGAGCACCGCACCTACCCGCTCTTACGCCGAGATTCGCCAGGCGTTGCTGAACCGTGAAGAACTGGCCCTTATCGACGTCCGTGAAGAGGCCCCTTTTGCCGAAGGGCATCCGCTGTTCGCCGCCAATATTTCGCTGTCCAAGCTCGAGCTGGAGGTGTATTCGCGCATCCCGAGGCGCGACACCCCGGTGACGGTCTATGACAACGGTGAAGGCCTGGCGGGCATCGCGGCGCAACGCTTGCAGGAACTGGGCTATAGCAATGCCAGTGTCCTCGAAGGCGGCCTTGAGGGTTGGCGCAAGGCCGGCGGCGAGTTGTTCATCGACGTCAATGTGCCAAGCAAGGCCTTTGGTGAGCTGGTGGAAAACCAGCGCCATACCCCGTCCCTGGCGGCGGAAGAAGTCCAGGCGTTGCTCGACGCCGAGGCCGACGTGGTGGTGCTCGACGCCCGGCGTTTCGACGAATACCAGACCATGAGCATTCCCGGTGGCATCAGCGTGCCTGGGGCGGAACTGGTGTTGCGTGCCCGCGAACTCGCCCCAGACCCGGCGACCCGCATCATCGTCAATTGCGCCGGGCGTACCCGCAGCATCATCGGCACCCAGTCGCTGATCAATGCGGGCATCGACAACCCGGTGGCGGCCCTGCGCAACGGCACCATTGGCTGGACCCTGGCCGGCCAGACCCTGGAGCACGGCCAGTCGCGCCGCTTTGCCGCCACCGACGAAGAACACCGAGACGTCGCCGCCCGCGATGCCCGCCGTGTCGCCGACAAGGCCCTGGTGGGGCGCGCCACCCTCGCCGACCTGCACCGTTGGCAGCAGGAACCGACACGCAGCACCTACCTGTTCGATGTGCGTACCCCGGAAGAATTCGAAGCCGGCCACCTGCCTGCCTCGCGCTCCACTCCCGGAGGGCAACTGGTGCAGGAAACCGATCATTTCGCCAGCGTGCGTGGCGCGCGCCTGGTACTGGTGGACGATGACGGCGTGCGCGCCAATATGTCCGCCTCCTGGCTCGCGCAACTGGGTTGGGAAGTGCATGTGCTGGATGACTTGCAGCCCGCACACTTCAGCGAACAGGGCACGTGGAAAGCGCCGGTGCCGGTACCGCCGCAAGCTGAGGAAATCAGCCCGGAAACCCTCGAACAGTGGCTGGCCGAAGGCGATACCGTGGTGCTGGATTTCACCGGCAGCGCCAATTACGTCAAGCGCCATATTCCCGGTGCGTGGTGGGTCCTGCGCGCTCAGTTGAGCGAGGCGTTGGCCAAGGTGCCGCCGGCCCAACGTTACGTGTTGACCTGCGGCAGCAGCCAATTGGCCCGGCTGGCGGTCCCCGAAGTCGAGGCACTGACCGGCAAGGACGTATTTCTCCTGCGCAACGGCACGGCCGCCTGGATCGCCACGCAACGACCACTGGAGCACGGCGAAACCCGCCTGGCCTCGCCGCGTATCGACCGTTATCGCCGACCTTACGAGGGCACCGACAGCCCACGGGAGGCCATGCAGGCCTACCTGGATTGGGAGTACGGACTGGTTGACCAGTTGGCCCGCGACGGCACCCATGGTTTTTTCGTGATCTGA
- a CDS encoding cysteine dioxygenase, which produces MTQARHPERLRAFIGALAELIDGNPREGDLLHRGGKLLAQLVSHDDWLPEDFARPDPEHYQQYLLHADSRQRFSVVSFVWGPGQRTPIHDHRVWGLIGMLRGAEHSQGFARHPDGTLAPEAPPIRLVPGQVEAVSPKIGDIHQVSNAFDDRVSISIHVYGANIGAVRRAVYQPDGSEKLFISGYSNAFLPNIWDLSKESQAL; this is translated from the coding sequence ATGACCCAGGCCCGACACCCGGAGAGACTCAGAGCATTTATCGGCGCCCTGGCGGAGCTGATCGACGGAAACCCTCGCGAAGGCGACCTGCTGCATCGTGGTGGCAAGCTGCTCGCTCAATTGGTCAGCCATGACGATTGGCTGCCCGAGGATTTCGCTCGGCCAGATCCCGAGCACTATCAGCAATACCTGCTGCACGCCGACTCGCGGCAGCGTTTCAGCGTGGTCAGTTTTGTCTGGGGGCCGGGGCAACGTACGCCGATCCACGATCATCGGGTCTGGGGCTTGATCGGCATGTTGCGCGGCGCCGAACACTCCCAAGGCTTCGCCCGCCATCCCGACGGCACCCTGGCGCCTGAGGCCCCCCCCATACGGCTGGTGCCAGGCCAGGTCGAAGCAGTGTCTCCCAAGATCGGCGATATCCATCAGGTCAGCAATGCCTTCGATGACCGGGTTTCCATCAGCATCCATGTCTATGGCGCCAACATCGGCGCCGTCCGCCGGGCGGTGTACCAGCCCGACGGCAGCGAGAAACTGTTCATTTCCGGTTATTCCAACGCCTTCCTGCCCAATATCTGGGACCTGTCCAAAGAGAGCCAAGCCCTATGA
- a CDS encoding LLM class flavin-dependent oxidoreductase, translating into MSKQRQLKLGAMVHGVGHGWGEWRHPQALPNASTHFGFYKQQTQLAEGAKFDFVFIADSLHIHEKSSPHYLNRFEPLTVLSALAAVTSNIGLVATVTVSYTEPYQVARQFASLDHISGGRAGWNVVTSWLSGTADNFGKTEHPPHAVRYRIAKEHVEVVKGLWDSWEDDAFAYDKQTGEFFTPGKLHALEHKGEFFSVKGPLNIARSRQGQPVIFQAGTSEDGRNFAAGNADAIFVGAEGFDEARAYYQDLKKRAQGFGRDPQALSILPGIRPIVGRDEAQVEDRYQQAVALVSIEDAIVALGRPFNDHDFSQYPLDAPFPELGDLGANSQKGGSDRIKQLARDEGLTLREVALRFSQPRRDFVGTPEQVADAIEAWFENGAADGFIINSLLPDGLQYFTELVVPVLQQRGLFRREYNGDTLRDNLGLPVPANRYAQSRASEPTREAVA; encoded by the coding sequence ATGAGCAAACAACGCCAACTGAAACTCGGTGCAATGGTCCACGGCGTCGGCCACGGCTGGGGCGAATGGCGCCATCCGCAGGCGCTGCCCAATGCCAGCACCCACTTCGGTTTCTACAAGCAACAGACGCAACTGGCCGAAGGCGCCAAGTTCGATTTCGTGTTCATCGCCGACAGCCTGCACATTCATGAAAAATCCAGTCCGCATTACCTCAACCGCTTCGAGCCGCTGACCGTTCTCTCGGCGTTGGCGGCAGTGACGTCGAACATCGGCCTGGTGGCGACGGTGACGGTCAGCTACACCGAGCCCTACCAAGTGGCGCGCCAGTTCGCTTCGCTGGACCATATCAGCGGTGGGCGAGCCGGTTGGAACGTGGTGACGTCGTGGCTCAGCGGCACCGCTGACAACTTCGGCAAGACCGAGCACCCGCCGCACGCCGTGCGCTATCGGATCGCCAAGGAACACGTGGAGGTGGTCAAGGGCTTGTGGGATTCCTGGGAAGACGACGCCTTCGCCTACGACAAGCAGACGGGTGAATTCTTCACCCCCGGCAAACTGCATGCCCTGGAGCACAAGGGCGAATTCTTCTCGGTGAAAGGCCCCCTTAACATCGCCCGCTCCCGCCAGGGCCAGCCGGTGATTTTCCAGGCCGGCACATCCGAGGACGGGCGCAACTTCGCCGCCGGGAATGCCGACGCCATTTTCGTCGGCGCCGAGGGCTTCGACGAAGCGCGCGCCTATTACCAGGACCTGAAAAAACGCGCCCAGGGCTTCGGGCGCGATCCTCAGGCGCTGTCGATCCTGCCCGGCATCCGCCCGATCGTCGGGCGCGATGAAGCGCAAGTCGAAGACCGCTACCAACAAGCGGTGGCACTGGTGAGCATCGAAGATGCCATCGTCGCCCTTGGCCGCCCCTTCAATGACCATGATTTCAGCCAATACCCGCTGGATGCGCCCTTCCCTGAACTGGGCGACCTGGGCGCCAACAGCCAGAAAGGCGGCTCGGACCGGATCAAGCAATTGGCCCGGGACGAAGGCCTGACCTTGCGCGAAGTCGCCCTGCGTTTCTCCCAGCCACGGCGAGACTTTGTCGGCACTCCCGAACAGGTGGCCGACGCCATTGAAGCCTGGTTCGAGAACGGCGCGGCCGATGGTTTCATCATCAACTCGCTACTGCCGGACGGCCTGCAATATTTCACCGAACTCGTGGTGCCTGTCCTGCAGCAGCGCGGATTGTTTCGCCGCGAATACAACGGCGATACGTTGCGCGACAACCTTGGCCTGCCAGTGCCCGCCAACCGTTACGCACAGTCCCGGGCCAGCGAACCGACCCGCGAGGCCGTGGCATGA
- a CDS encoding ABC transporter substrate-binding protein, whose amino-acid sequence MADRSIKASRRPVYFWKATVLLAGAVLLLSGCGESADTRPPSAGAADLSGVTLVLGDQAKGLRTVVEASKALDGIEYKVQWANFQGAAPLFEALRAGAVDLAPAGDTPVLAAATGGTPLRIVAVRRGQSRSIAILVPPDSPIRSVADLKGRNVVVSSARGSIAQYLLIRALAKAGVEEQDVKVGFVLPTDALPAFNAGKIEAWATFGVYQAFAEQKGARVLISGEGINSGLTFITASDEALGDPLKRKALSDVLGRFAKAFEWAQDHPEEYAQVFAKANDVPLEVSQTLRRWGDESLAPVEARDVQALQQVDDLFVEKKIFPHRVDVNALMDDQVFAPGSAALTQSASTR is encoded by the coding sequence ATGGCTGATCGGTCGATAAAGGCCTCCCGCAGGCCAGTATATTTCTGGAAAGCCACGGTTCTGCTGGCCGGCGCCGTGCTGTTGCTCAGTGGTTGCGGCGAGAGCGCTGACACTCGACCGCCGTCCGCCGGGGCTGCGGACTTGTCCGGCGTGACGCTAGTGCTGGGCGACCAGGCCAAGGGCCTGCGCACGGTGGTGGAAGCGTCGAAGGCACTGGACGGCATCGAGTACAAGGTGCAATGGGCGAACTTCCAGGGCGCGGCGCCGTTGTTCGAGGCCCTGCGCGCCGGTGCAGTCGACCTGGCGCCGGCCGGTGATACACCGGTACTCGCGGCCGCCACGGGCGGTACGCCGCTGCGCATTGTCGCGGTGCGGCGCGGCCAATCGCGAAGCATCGCAATCCTGGTGCCGCCAGACTCGCCGATTCGCAGCGTCGCCGACCTCAAAGGCCGCAACGTCGTGGTTTCATCGGCCCGGGGCAGCATCGCCCAATACCTGCTGATTCGCGCCCTGGCGAAGGCTGGCGTCGAGGAACAGGACGTCAAGGTGGGTTTTGTCCTGCCCACCGATGCCTTGCCGGCGTTCAATGCCGGGAAAATCGAAGCCTGGGCAACCTTTGGCGTCTACCAAGCGTTTGCCGAGCAGAAGGGCGCCCGGGTATTGATCAGCGGCGAGGGCATCAACTCGGGGCTGACGTTTATCACAGCGTCCGATGAGGCCTTGGGCGATCCGCTCAAGCGCAAGGCGCTGAGCGATGTCCTCGGCCGTTTTGCCAAGGCCTTCGAGTGGGCGCAGGACCATCCCGAGGAGTACGCCCAGGTCTTCGCCAAGGCTAACGACGTACCCCTTGAGGTTTCGCAAACGTTGCGCCGCTGGGGCGATGAATCGCTGGCCCCGGTTGAGGCACGAGACGTCCAGGCGTTGCAGCAGGTCGATGATTTGTTCGTGGAGAAAAAGATTTTTCCTCACCGTGTCGATGTCAACGCGCTGATGGACGACCAGGTGTTTGCCCCCGGATCAGCGGCACTGACGCAGTCGGCGTCGACGCGTTAG